The following proteins are co-located in the Macaca thibetana thibetana isolate TM-01 chromosome 6, ASM2454274v1, whole genome shotgun sequence genome:
- the GCNT4 gene encoding beta-1,3-galactosyl-O-glycosyl-glycoprotein beta-1,6-N-acetylglucosaminyltransferase 4 isoform X1, whose protein sequence is MRASCLLSGWATPAGPEPPQSPEFRGKKEPQIMKIFKCYFKHTLQQKVFILFLTLWLLSLLKLLNVRWLFPQKDIYLVEYSLSTSPFVRNRYTHVKDEVRYEVNCSGIYEQEPLEIGKTLEIRRRDIIDLEDDDVVAMTSDCDIYQTLRGYAQKLVSKEEKSFPIAYSLVVHKDAIMVERLIHAIYNQHNIYCIHYDRKAPDSFKAAMNNLAKCFSNIFIASKLEAVEYAHISRLQADLNCLSDLLKSSVQWKYVINLCGQDFPLKSNFELVSELKKLNGANMLETVKPPNSKLERFTYHHELRRVPYEYVKLPVRTNVSKEAPPHNIQIFVGSAYFVLSQAFVKYIFNNSVIQDFFAWSKDTYSPDEHFWATLIRVPGIPGEISRSAQDVSDLQSKTRLVKWNYYEGFFYPGCTGSHLRSVCIYGAAELRWLIKDGHWFANKFDSKVDPILIKCLAEKLEEQQRDWITLSSEKLFMDRNLTTTS, encoded by the exons ATGAGAGCGAGCTGCCTTCTGTCTGGTTGGGCGACTCCCGCAGGGCCCGAGCCTCCGCAGAGCCCGGAGTTCAGGGGAAAAAAGGAGCCGCAGAT AATGAAGAtattcaaatgttattttaaacataCCCTACAGCAGAAAGTTTTCATCCTGTTTTTAACCCTATGGCTGCTCTCCTTGTTAAAGCTTCTAAATGTGAGATGGCTCTTTCCGCAAAAAGACATTTACTTGGTTGAGTACTCCCTAAGCACCTCGCCTTTTGTAAGAAACAGATACACTCATGTTAAGGATGAAGTCAGGTATGAAGTTAACTGTTCGGGTATCTACGAACAGGAGCCTTTGGAAATTGGCAAGACTCTGGAAATAAGAAGAAGGGACATCATTGACTTGGAGGATGATGATGTTGTGGCAATGACTAGTGACTGTGACATTTATCAGACTCTAAGAGGTTATGCTCAAAAGCTTGtttcaaaggaagagaaaagcttCCCAATAGCCTATTCTTTGGTTGTCCACAAAGATGCGATTATGGTTGAAAGGCTTATCCATGCTATATACAACCAGCACAATATTTACTGCATCCATTATGATCGTAAGGCACCTGATTCCTTCAAAGCTGCCATGAACAATTTAGCTAAGTGCTTCTCCAATATTTTCATTGCTTCCAAATTAGAGGCTGTGGAATATGCCCACATTTCCAGACTCCAAGCTGATTTAAATTGCTTGTCGGACCTTCTGAAGTCTTCAGTCCAGTGGAAATATGTTATCAACCTGTGTGGGCAAGATTTTCCCCTGAAGTCAAATTTTGAATTAGTGTCAGAGTTGAAAAAACTCAATGGAGCAAATATGTTGGAGACAGTGAAACCCCCGAACAGTAAATTGGAAAGATTCACTTACCATCATGAACTCAGACGGGTACCTTATGAGTATGTGAAGCTACCAGTAAGGACAAACGTCTCCAAGGAAGCACCGCCCCATAACATTCAGATATTTGTTGGCAgtgcttattttgttttaagtcaagcatttgttaaatatattttcaacaaCTCCGTCATTCAAGACTTTTTTGCCTGGTCTAAAGACACATACTCTCCTGATGAGCACTTTTGGGCTACCTTGATTCGGGTTCCAGGAATACCTGGGGAGATTTCCAGATCAGCCCAGGATGTGTCTGATCTGCAGAGTAAGACCCGCCTTGTCAAGTGGAATTACTACGAAGGCTTTTTCTATCCCGGTTGTACTGGATCTCACCTTCGAAGCGTGTGTATTTATGGAGCTGCAGAATTAAGGTGGCTTATCAAAGACGGACATTGGTTTGCTAATAAATTTGATTCTAAAGTGGACCCTATCTTGATTAAATGCTTGGCAGAAAAGCTTGAAGAACAACAGAGAGACTGGATCACTTTGTCCTCAGAAAAGTTATTTATGGATAGAAATCTCACAACCACATCATGA
- the GCNT4 gene encoding beta-1,3-galactosyl-O-glycosyl-glycoprotein beta-1,6-N-acetylglucosaminyltransferase 4 isoform X2: MKIFKCYFKHTLQQKVFILFLTLWLLSLLKLLNVRWLFPQKDIYLVEYSLSTSPFVRNRYTHVKDEVRYEVNCSGIYEQEPLEIGKTLEIRRRDIIDLEDDDVVAMTSDCDIYQTLRGYAQKLVSKEEKSFPIAYSLVVHKDAIMVERLIHAIYNQHNIYCIHYDRKAPDSFKAAMNNLAKCFSNIFIASKLEAVEYAHISRLQADLNCLSDLLKSSVQWKYVINLCGQDFPLKSNFELVSELKKLNGANMLETVKPPNSKLERFTYHHELRRVPYEYVKLPVRTNVSKEAPPHNIQIFVGSAYFVLSQAFVKYIFNNSVIQDFFAWSKDTYSPDEHFWATLIRVPGIPGEISRSAQDVSDLQSKTRLVKWNYYEGFFYPGCTGSHLRSVCIYGAAELRWLIKDGHWFANKFDSKVDPILIKCLAEKLEEQQRDWITLSSEKLFMDRNLTTTS, translated from the coding sequence ATGAAGAtattcaaatgttattttaaacataCCCTACAGCAGAAAGTTTTCATCCTGTTTTTAACCCTATGGCTGCTCTCCTTGTTAAAGCTTCTAAATGTGAGATGGCTCTTTCCGCAAAAAGACATTTACTTGGTTGAGTACTCCCTAAGCACCTCGCCTTTTGTAAGAAACAGATACACTCATGTTAAGGATGAAGTCAGGTATGAAGTTAACTGTTCGGGTATCTACGAACAGGAGCCTTTGGAAATTGGCAAGACTCTGGAAATAAGAAGAAGGGACATCATTGACTTGGAGGATGATGATGTTGTGGCAATGACTAGTGACTGTGACATTTATCAGACTCTAAGAGGTTATGCTCAAAAGCTTGtttcaaaggaagagaaaagcttCCCAATAGCCTATTCTTTGGTTGTCCACAAAGATGCGATTATGGTTGAAAGGCTTATCCATGCTATATACAACCAGCACAATATTTACTGCATCCATTATGATCGTAAGGCACCTGATTCCTTCAAAGCTGCCATGAACAATTTAGCTAAGTGCTTCTCCAATATTTTCATTGCTTCCAAATTAGAGGCTGTGGAATATGCCCACATTTCCAGACTCCAAGCTGATTTAAATTGCTTGTCGGACCTTCTGAAGTCTTCAGTCCAGTGGAAATATGTTATCAACCTGTGTGGGCAAGATTTTCCCCTGAAGTCAAATTTTGAATTAGTGTCAGAGTTGAAAAAACTCAATGGAGCAAATATGTTGGAGACAGTGAAACCCCCGAACAGTAAATTGGAAAGATTCACTTACCATCATGAACTCAGACGGGTACCTTATGAGTATGTGAAGCTACCAGTAAGGACAAACGTCTCCAAGGAAGCACCGCCCCATAACATTCAGATATTTGTTGGCAgtgcttattttgttttaagtcaagcatttgttaaatatattttcaacaaCTCCGTCATTCAAGACTTTTTTGCCTGGTCTAAAGACACATACTCTCCTGATGAGCACTTTTGGGCTACCTTGATTCGGGTTCCAGGAATACCTGGGGAGATTTCCAGATCAGCCCAGGATGTGTCTGATCTGCAGAGTAAGACCCGCCTTGTCAAGTGGAATTACTACGAAGGCTTTTTCTATCCCGGTTGTACTGGATCTCACCTTCGAAGCGTGTGTATTTATGGAGCTGCAGAATTAAGGTGGCTTATCAAAGACGGACATTGGTTTGCTAATAAATTTGATTCTAAAGTGGACCCTATCTTGATTAAATGCTTGGCAGAAAAGCTTGAAGAACAACAGAGAGACTGGATCACTTTGTCCTCAGAAAAGTTATTTATGGATAGAAATCTCACAACCACATCATGA